The Mycosarcoma maydis chromosome 13, whole genome shotgun sequence region CAGTGATTCAGTGATCACCAACGCCGAGCATACACTCAAGAGGGCAAGGGTGTGCGCTACATGTGACTGCACAAAAGCACAGAGTATTCACAAAGGCgttcacaattcgtgattccgaGCGTGCGAGCGTGCGAGCGTGCGAGTGTATGTGGGCTGGGCTGGCTAGGCTAGATGGCTTGACTCTGGTGCGTGTCTCGCTCGGGTCTCAGCGTCTCCCCGGTCCTCCTTCACGAGTGCAGTTCAGCTCGAACCATCCTGGATCTTCGGGCGTGTACTTGTGCTTTCCGATCTTGTCACTTTATCCACAGCGCACCATCCTTGCTTGTTCCTCCTTCCGCACCCTTACacctttttcttctttggcgcttctcgctaACGCTAGACTTGCTTCGCTAGGCTAGGCTCGTTCACATTCTTCTCGTCGCCTCCACCCTGGCTTGTTGCACCCCTTTCATTCACGCGAGCAGGTTTCTCGATTGTACGCTCGAATCAACCAGCTGGCCACTCACGCCGTGTCAGTGGCTCCATCGTCGCGCGACGCGTGCAAGTCACCCCGGCGGTCCTTTGCTCCGTAGCTCCCATCCATCGACTCTTAAGATCTGCTTGGTACCACTGGCTTGATCCTCAGTGTCAACAGCAGGCTGGACccgctcgtcctcgaccTTTCCCTTCTtgaccagcagcgccaaacgacgctgcttgccTAGACGCATCCAACAGTAGGTCAAGCAACACCAACCATGGCACCCGCACCTGCCGACCTCCTCGCGGCGTTTGTGCCCGGCACCAGGACCTGGTTCCCAGACAAGGACCTCGGCTGGACCAGCGCAACTCTCGCCAAGCCCGTCACAAAGAGCGATTCGGGCGATATCACGCTCGAATTCACCCTCGATGACACGGGCACAGCAAAGACCGTCATCACTTCCGATGCAAAACTCGCCgccaaggatggcgaggacCAGCTGCCTCCGCTCCGCAACCCGCCACTCCTCGAGGCCACCGACGACCTCACCAACCTCAGTTACCTCAACGAACCTTCGGTCTTGCATACTATCCTCAACAGATACTCGCAACGCATCATTTACACCTACTCTGGTATCGTGCTCATCGCTGTCAACCCCTTCTACGGCCTCAGCCTCTACAGCCCCGAGATCATCCAGGCCTACTCAGGCAGACGCAAGGGTGAGCTCGAACCACATCTCTTTGCCATCGCAGAAGACGCCTATCGATGCATGATCCGAGACGAGAAAGACCAGaccatcgtcgtcagcgGTGAGTCCGGTGCCGGTAAGACGGTATCCGCAAAGTACATCATGCGATACTTTGCCACCGTCGAGGACCCAGATCGTCCCGGCAGTCGCAAGGCTGGATCAGCAGGCAAGGACACCAGCGGCATGAGCGAGACCGAGCAGCAAATTCTCGCCACCAACCCCATCATGGAAGCCTTTGGCAACGCAAAGACCACTCGCAACGACAACTCGTCGCGCTTCGGAAAGTACCTTGAGATCCTCTTTGACAAGAGTCACGAGATCGTCGGCGCAAAGATGCGCACCTACCTGCTCGAACGTTCGCGCCTCGTCTATCAGCCCGAGACCGAGCGCAACTACCACATCTTCTACCAGCTCTGTGCAGGCGCGCCTTCGTCCGAAAAGAAGGATCTCGGCCTCGAAGACGCTTCCAAGTTCTTCTACCTCAACCAAGGCGGCGCCGGCAGCCACATTATCAACGGTGtcaacgatgccgaggaCTTCAAGGCTACGCAGAAGGCGCTCAGCACCGTCGGCCTCACCATCGAACGTCAGTGGAACATCTTCCGTCTCTTGGCTGCGCTCTTGCACCTCGGCAATGTCAACATCACCGCCGCACGAAACGATGCCGTCTtggccgacgacgatcccAGCCTGTTCATGGCCACCCGTATGCTCGGAATCGACTCGTCCGAGTTCCGCAAGTGGACcgtcaagaagcagctTCAAACTCGTGGCGAAAAAGTAGTCTCCAACCTCACCCAGGCCCAAGCCATTGTCGTTCGTGACTCGGTCTCCAAGTACGTCTACACCTGCCTCTTTGactggctcgtcgaccagATGAACCGTTCGCTTGCGCTCGGCTCATCCAAATCGCGCGAGTCCATGATCGGTGTTCTGGATATTTACGGCTTTGAGCGTTTCAAGGTCAACTCGTACGAGCAGTTCTGCATCAACTACGCCAACGAACGTCTCCAGCATGAATTCAACCACCACGTCTTTaagctcgagcaggaagagTATCTGCAGGAGCAAATCTCGTGGACTTTTATCGACTTTTCCGACAACCAGCCATGCATCGACATGATCGAGGGTAAGCTCGGTAtcctctcgctcctcgACGAAGAGTCCCGTCTCCCTTCCGGCTCCGACGAGTCCTTCGTACAGAAGCTCTACACCCAGATGGACCGACGTCCCGAGTTCAAGAACGCCTTCAAAAAGCCTCGCTTCGGCACCACCGGCTTCACCGTCTGCCATTATGCCCTCGACGTCGAGTACTCGAGCGCAGGCTTTGTCGAGAAGAACAAGGACACTGTGCCAGATGAGCACCTTAACCTGCTCAacaacaccaccaacgtCTTCCTCAAGGAGGTCCTCGACACAGCCGTCAACTTGCACAAGCCCGACGATTCCAACGATGCCTCGGCCGACTCGGCTGCAGTCAAGCCTGCCCCTCGCAAGCTACCTGGCGCTAGCATCAAGAAGCCCACCCTAGGTTCGCAGTTCAAGACATCGCTCATCAGCCTCATGAACACCATCGACAGCACCAACGTCCACTACATCCGCTGCATCAAGCCCAACGAGGCCAAAAAGGCCTGGGAGGTCGAGCCACAAAACGTCCTCGGCCAGCTCCGAGCTTGTGGTGTGCTCGAGACCATCCGCATCAGTTGTGCCGGTTACCCTTCGCGCTGGACGTTTGCCGACTTTGCTGAGCGTTACTACATGCTCGTTCCCTCGGACCGCTGGAATATGTCAGACATGGACAAGGTCAAGGCTTTGGCTACCCATATCCTTactaccaccatcaccgagAAGGACAAGTACCAGATTGGTCTTACCAAGATCTTCTTCCGTGCTGGCATGCTCGCCCAGTTCGAGCAGAGACGCACCGATCGCCTGAATTCAGTCACTACCGTCATCCAGAAGAACTTGAGGCGTCACGTCCAAATGAAAAAGTACCAGGCCATGCGAACCAACGCAGTCAAGATACAGTCGTGGTGGCGAATGCGCTTGGCCATCAAGCAAGTCAACGAGCTTCGACAGGCTACAGCCGCTACCAAGATCCAAACCGTAACGCGTGGTTTCTTGGCGCGCAAGCAGTACCAAACCACACGCCAGGCCGTCATCAAGATCCAGAGCGTCGTCCGTGGACGAGCCGTGCGATCCACATACAAGacggccaagatcgacttTTCGGCGACGCGCCTTCAGGCGCTGTTGCGCGGTGCCATGGCTCGACGCCAATTCCGCAAGGAGAAGCAAGGCGTTATCCACCTTCAATCGTGCTACCGTCGTCGCCTCGCCAAGAAAGAGCTCATGGCACGACGGAACGAAGCCCGATCCGTTTCGCATTTCAAGGAGGTCTCGtacaagctcgagaacaAGGTCGTTGAGCTCACGCAGAATCTGCAGAAACGCATCAAGGACAACAAGGAGCTTtcggccaagatcaaggcgctcgaggccCAGATGCTTACATGGCAAGGCAAGCACGAGGAAGTTGAAGGCAGGAACCGCGGCCTCGCCGaggagctcgccaagccCACCGTCGCCATGGCAGAGTTTGAGGCGCTCTTGgccgccaagaaggagctcgacgccaagcaAGAGGCCTCGCTCAAGCGTATCGCCGAGCAGGACAAGCGCATCAACGATCTTACCGCCGAAATCGAGCGTCAGGCCGATGAATTGCAGGCACGATCCGAGGCTCTCAATGGCGCCACCAAATCGTCCGAGGACGATGTTGCCACAATCAACACGCTTCGATCCGAAGTGGCTTCGTTGCGCGAACAGCTCAACCGCGCCAATGCGCTCAACACGCTGCAGAAGAACTCGCAGCGCATCGAAAACGCAGCGCCGCCCGTCTTCAACATGTCTACGGGCAAGGAGAACGGCTACACCACAGGTGGCAGCAAGCgccgtcctcgtcgtcacaGCGAGGCTGGCCCCTGGAGCGACGTCCCTGCCGGTCGTGACGAGCACGAGGAGGCCATGATGGCGGCCAAGCGCAgcgccgccaccgccaaccGTCATGTCTCGGTCGCTTTTGGCCTCGAAGGCCACCAGATTCCTGGCTTTGGTCAGCGCAACGgctacgacgacgagtACGACCAGGACGACCCGTCCGAGGAGATCATCCGCATCCTTGAGAATgaggagcagctcgacgaggatgtCCTCAACGGACTCATTCGCTACCTCAAGGTGCCCGCTCCGAGTCTGCAGAACCCGCCTTCGCCCAAGGAAGTACTGTTCCCAGCTCacctcatctcgctcgttACCAACGAGATGTGGAAGTACGGACTGG contains the following coding sequences:
- a CDS encoding myosin V, whose amino-acid sequence is MAPAPADLLAAFVPGTRTWFPDKDLGWTSATLAKPVTKSDSGDITLEFTLDDTGTAKTVITSDAKLAAKDGEDQLPPLRNPPLLEATDDLTNLSYLNEPSVLHTILNRYSQRIIYTYSGIVLIAVNPFYGLSLYSPEIIQAYSGRRKGELEPHLFAIAEDAYRCMIRDEKDQTIVVSGESGAGKTVSAKYIMRYFATVEDPDRPGSRKAGSAGKDTSGMSETEQQILATNPIMEAFGNAKTTRNDNSSRFGKYLEILFDKSHEIVGAKMRTYLLERSRLVYQPETERNYHIFYQLCAGAPSSEKKDLGLEDASKFFYLNQGGAGSHIINGVNDAEDFKATQKALSTVGLTIERQWNIFRLLAALLHLGNVNITAARNDAVLADDDPSLFMATRMLGIDSSEFRKWTVKKQLQTRGEKVVSNLTQAQAIVVRDSVSKYVYTCLFDWLVDQMNRSLALGSSKSRESMIGVLDIYGFERFKVNSYEQFCINYANERLQHEFNHHVFKLEQEEYLQEQISWTFIDFSDNQPCIDMIEGKLGILSLLDEESRLPSGSDESFVQKLYTQMDRRPEFKNAFKKPRFGTTGFTVCHYALDVEYSSAGFVEKNKDTVPDEHLNLLNNTTNVFLKEVLDTAVNLHKPDDSNDASADSAAVKPAPRKLPGASIKKPTLGSQFKTSLISLMNTIDSTNVHYIRCIKPNEAKKAWEVEPQNVLGQLRACGVLETIRISCAGYPSRWTFADFAERYYMLVPSDRWNMSDMDKVKALATHILTTTITEKDKYQIGLTKIFFRAGMLAQFEQRRTDRLNSVTTVIQKNLRRHVQMKKYQAMRTNAVKIQSWWRMRLAIKQVNELRQATAATKIQTVTRGFLARKQYQTTRQAVIKIQSVVRGRAVRSTYKTAKIDFSATRLQALLRGAMARRQFRKEKQGVIHLQSCYRRRLAKKELMARRNEARSVSHFKEVSYKLENKVVELTQNLQKRIKDNKELSAKIKALEAQMLTWQGKHEEVEGRNRGLAEELAKPTVAMAEFEALLAAKKELDAKQEASLKRIAEQDKRINDLTAEIERQADELQARSEALNGATKSSEDDVATINTLRSEVASLREQLNRANALNTLQKNSQRIENAAPPVFNMSTGKENGYTTGGSKRRPRRHSEAGPWSDVPAGRDEHEEAMMAAKRSAATANRHVSVAFGLEGHQIPGFGQRNGYDDEYDQDDPSEEIIRILENEEQLDEDVLNGLIRYLKVPAPSLQNPPSPKEVLFPAHLISLVTNEMWKYGLVRESERFLANVMQTIQQHVMSFQGEDAIIPGIFWLSNVHEILSFVCIAESDMLQGIGPGVDGAARSFEWGDYERLVTIVKHDLDSLEYNIYHTWMQEAKKRLHKMVIPALVESQSLPGFVTSDHSGRLFNRLLSNNSTPMHTMDDILGILNKVWKSLKSYYVEPSVTQQVVTELLKLIGVTSFNDLLMRRNFCSWKRAMQIQYNITRIEEWCKSHDMPEGTLQLEHLMQATKLLQLKKATLGDIDIIYDVCWMLTPTQIQKLISHYYVADYENPISPEILKAVASRVVPNDRNDHLLLPPEVDEAGPYELPLPREVTGIETYCPAYISVPAIRRLASRVA